The uncultured Carboxylicivirga sp. genomic interval CCATATGAATTAAAACCATAAACAGATCCTTCAAACAAGGTAGTACCTTTTCCCGCTACAGGATCCAACAAATTTATGCTTTGATTATAGTTGAAATTACTTGATAACAATGCTACATTAACCATCATTTTAGTAAACAACTCGTTTGTTTTACCTTGATATTTTAGCAACGAACTGATTTTATCATCAACATATTCATAATTAGCTCTAGATATTGGGACTAAACTTATTTGATTATCAATTTGAACGAGTTTGTAAATAGCAAATACAAACGATAATCGTGAGATGATATCAATGTCAGATTGATTTAACTCATTAGCACAGTCGACCCCTAGATACCTGACGGAAGCAATTTCTTCGATTCGTATATTCTCGCAGGCTACATCTAAACGTTTGCTTGCTAATAATAATTCAGCCAACGCAAGTTTATCTGCCAAATTGTAATAAACCCTGTTGTGGCCAGGATGTTGTAATATCAAATAGGTAATCATATCAAATTTATTCGATCAGAAAATAGATTGCAAAGATACTTATCGTTGCGATTAAATGGAAATAGATGTAATAGGATCAAGTTTTGACAATAAAAAAGAGCGAACCCCAACGATTCGCTCTTCTACATATGTTGTTACGAGAGTTTAATAATTTTTCTCTGCCACTAATTTTCCTTCTTCATCCCATATTTTCCACGATCCGATTTTTTTACCATTAGAGTATAACATCTCGTAACGTAGAACTCTGTTTTCGTCCCAGATATACCATTTACCATCTTTTACACCATCTTTATAGCGAGCTTCTGCTGTTTTTGTACCGACTTCATCATAAGTAATCCAGGTTCCGTCCATTTCATTATTTTTAAATGAACGAACTTCATTTATTTTTTTATTATCAAAATATAAAGTTGTGGATCCATGCTTTTCGCCCTTGACAACATTCATCTCTACTTTCTTGTTGCCTGACTCGTAGTACTCGGTGTACACGCCAGTATATAGATTGTTATCCTGATCGTAGTACTTACCATCTTTAAATGTTAGCTGAGCATTAACCAATGTAGTTAACGTAGCAAATAATGCGAATAAAATAACCGACTTGTTCATATTATTTAAATTTTCATTGTTTATACTAACTCCCAACTAAGCCCTGTGTGTGATGCTTCAGAAATTAATATCCGAATGAAAACCCAAACGGTTAACACAAAGTTAACATTTAATTTACAATAAAGTTAGATTGTAATAAAAATCTCATGTTAAATTTCATAAAACCCACATTTACTGAACCTTCCCAAAAATTATTTTTTTGGATAAAAAAATAGCGACCCTTTTGGGATCGCTATTTTAAAGAAAGTATGGTTGTATAATTACTTTTCTGCTTCGAGTTTAATCGACACCTTCGAATCTTTTTTGGTATCAACCGTTGTTTTCTTATCAGCATACGAAATGTAGTCCGATTTAAGTGTATATGTACCTTTTTCAATATTATCAAAAGTAAATATGCCATCAAAATCTGTATAAGCAACCTGTTCTGTTCCTTCCAAAATAACTTTTACTCCGGCAAGACTTTCACCTGTTACTTCATCAGTAATGGTACCCGATATAGAAGTGATGGCATTTGCAGATGCTTCCGCATCTCTTTTGTTGTTTTTGTTATCAGCGTAAGAGTTAAAACCAATCATTAACAAACCTACCAACAATATAATCTGTGTTTTCATCTTTTTCTGTGTTATGTTACAATGCAAATGTATGATAGCAATGTTACCCCATTATTAAGTCCAATTTACCAGTTGGTTAATTGATTGTTAACTTTATAGACATTCTCTTTGCTTGAAGATTATTTATAATAGTACTATCTTATTTGTTAAAAAACATATGGGTATTAGTAACTTGATAAAAACAACTTCAGCAGGCTTATTTGATTTGCTATATCCTAGAAATTGCATGAGTTGTGGAACTCATCTATTTGAAGACGAAGAGGAAATATGTAAATTCTGCATAAAGCGATTACCCCGAACTAGGTTTGAACGTCGTCCTGCAGATAACGTTATTTCCGCACTACTGTGGGGAAGATGTAAAGTAGAATATTCGTATTCATTATATTATTATCGAAAAGGAGAAAGAATACAAAAGCTTCTGCACGCCCTAAAATACAAGGGCAATACTAAAATCGGACATCTATTAGGTGTTGAATTAGGAAAGGCTATTGCCGATAGTAAGATACAATTTGATGTGATTGTTCCGGTTCCACTTCATCCCACAAAGCAAAAGAAACGGGGTTATAATCAAAGCGAAGTAATTGCCAATGGAATCCACGAAGTACTTAAAATTCCTATTGAAACTTCGGTATTAAAAAGAGCTATTCATACATCAACCCAGACTAAAAAGGGAAGGTTTGAGCGATGGCAAAATGTTGAGAGTATCTTTACTTTAAATAATATTGAATTATTTACCGGTCTAAATATTCTGGTGATTGATGATGTTATTACAACAGGCTCAACCATGGAAGCTTGCGTTAATACATTGGCAGAAATTAAAAGTATCAAAGTTAGTTTGGCCACAATAGCGTGTGCATACCTATAATTTGTTTATTGCGTAATATACCGAAAACACCATATTGTTATTGTATTGTCCGGGCTTACGACTTAGCCAGTGTTTCTTGGGATCGTAAATTGGAATTTCACCATCATAAGGTATACGAATTCGATTTAATGAATAAAGAAGACGTGCATTCACCCAAAGCCTCTCGTTAAAATGATAATTAACTCCGAATACAGTCGCATACTCCATTGTTTTAAACGGCGGCACACCTTCATTACCTTTTATAGATTGCTCATCCCAAAATTCATCATCGTTAATCAGTGCGGCAATAGACATTCCGGCTTCAACAGAAAAATGTTGAAAATTATACCGAGCTACAACTGGAAACTGAATATATCCCAAATCAATTTGGTAATCGTCGTAAATACCTTTTTCTATATTAGGTGCTCTTCGCGCTCCTTTTTGAATAAAACTAATATCAAATTGTAAATCCATTGTTTTCGAAATCTGGCGACTTACAAATCCTCCTATCGTAAAACCTGGTTTATGAAAACCGGCATAAGTATCACCATCAACCTGCGATAAACTAGCTCCTCCCACAAAACCGGCCCGAAAGTCTTGGGCAATTAATGGTAAAACTAAAAGGAAGAGGAAGCTAGTAGTTATCAATTTTTTCATGGTTAGTTTTTAAGCAGGTTAATTAATTTTCTCACTCCTGTAGTGGCTTTTTCCTGAATAAAAGTAATATTAGATGATGGAGTAAACAAGGGCTCAGCCGGATCGATAAGATAGATTGGCACTCCGGGTGATACATAATTCAATAAGCCGGCAGCAGGATATACATTTAACGATGTTCCCACAACCACAAAAATATCAGCCCTTCGGGTTAACTCGATAGCTGGTTCAATGGCAGGAACTGCTTCGCCAAACCAAACAATATGAGGCCTTAGTTGAGATCCTTTCTCACATTTATCTCCCCATTTTAATTCCCATCCATCTAAATCATATACTAATGATTCGTCAACTGTACTTCTAACTTTTTTTAATTCTCCATGAAGATGCAATACTCTCGAACTTCCAGCCTTTTCATGCAAATCATCGATATTTTGAGTTATCACGTCTACATCAAAAAAGTTTTCAAGTTCAGCAATTCCAGTATGTCCATCGTTAGGTTTAGCCTGATAAAGTTGCTTACGCCGTTGATTATAAAAATCCAGTACCAAATGTGGATCTGCGGCCCACCCTTCAGGACTTGCTACCTGTGTTACATCATGATTTTCCCATAATCCGTCGTTATCGCGAAAAGTTTTAATTCCACTTTCGGCACTCATGCCTGCTCCGCTTAATACAACCAACTTTTTCATTTCTTTCTTAACTATTTACTATTATCGAGCATTAAATTTAGTAATAGTTTTCATTCATTAGCTCTTTTGTTAATTTTAGCCAACTGTTAATCAAAACTATATCAACACTCATTTTTTATGAAACGTTTGAAGCTCAGACTCTATGAAGTAATATTTGAAGCAGATACCAAAGCCGGTAAATGGTTTGATATTATTTTAATTGGTTTGATTTTGTTCAGCATCGTAATTGTAATGATCGAAAGCGACAACAGAGTTATGCCTAATGCTCAGCTATGGGTTGATATAGTTGAGTGGACAGTTACGATATTATTTACCATTGAATACTTTTTACGTATTTGGATAATTGATAAACCCCGAAAATATATCTTCTCGTTTTTTGGGATAATCGATCTATTATCCATCCTACCATCGTTTATCGGTTTGTTTTTTGCAGGTACCCAAATGTTATTGGTACTTCGCTCCCTCAGATTATTGAGAGTTTTCAGAGTATTGAAATTAACCCGATACGTTAAAGAAGCTACAGCTCTTTGGGAAGCTCTGGCTGCCGGAAGAAATAAAATTGGAGTATTCTTGTTTGCGGTTTTAATTTTAATTACCATTCTTGGTACCGTTATGTATCTAATCGAGAAACCTTTTAACGAAGGTTTCAGAAGTATTCCCGAAAGTATTTACTGGGCAGTAGTTACATTAACGACTGTTGGCTATGGCGATATTGCACCTGTTACAACTCTAGGAAAATTTGTAGCCGGTGTAATAATGATTATTGGATATGCTATTATAGCTGTACCTACAGGAATAGTTACAAGCGAGTTAGCGAAAGAATTCACACGCAAAACTCCTACCAATACACAAGTGTGCTCGCACTGTTTTAAAGATAACCACGACGATGATGCCATTCATTGTAAATATTGTGGCGTTAAACTTAATAATGAATAACATAAGCGATGTTTATAACTTCTTATTTGAGTTATAATCCGACTGTTTCAGATTACTTCTTATCTTTGCATTAGGCGCGGATGAAACGCAAAAATTTACAATTATGAAGTTTACTTTTACAAAAGTGGCCAGACACCGTGTGTTTCAGCACGATCCGATTTATTACGATGAAAAAAAGGAACAGCGGGAAGAAAGAGAACGCCGAGTTCGTGAAGAACTGGGACTGTTAACTGATGAGGAGAAGGATAAAGGGTATGCCGATCGTATAAAAGGAGGCATGCGTCGAAGAATGAAATCGCATTATGAAGTTTCGCGAAGTGCTAAACGAAATTCTAATATTCGTCTGGTAGTGATTCTGATAATCTTAATGGTTATTGGTGTTTACCTAGTTGAATCAGGAATGGATTGGCTAAAGATTTTTATTGAAAAGTAATTATTGAAAAGGAAGAGGAGAAAGGAACAAATGTCAAATATTATTCAGTTATTGCCTGATTCGGTAGCTAATCAAATCGCTGCCGGAGAAGTGATACAACGACCTGCATCAGTTATTAAAGAGTTGATGGAAAATGCTGTGGATGCAGGAGCAACGGAAATACAAGTAGTAACATCAGAAGCTGGTAAAAATCTTATACAAATAATTGATAACGGTTCGGGAATGGCCGAAACCGATGCCCGAATGGCTTTTGAACGTCATGCGACATCAAAAATACGCCAAGCAAAAGATTTATTTGAACTTACAACTATGGGTTTTCGAGGCGAAGCTTTAGCCTCAATCGCTGCAGTTGCTCAAGTTGAATTAAAAACGCGTCGCGAAGAAGATGAATTGGGAGTACACATTTGTATTTCCGGCTCACAAGTGGAATCTCAAGAACCAGTACAGTGTTCTAAGGGAAGCCAGTTCATTATTAAAAATTTGTTTTATAATGTACCAGCACGTCGTCGTTTTCTGAAAAAGAATTCGACTGAGCTTCGCCATATTATCAATGAATTTCAACGAGTAGCATTGGCGAATCCGCATATTGCCATGAGTTTGATTCATAACGATGTGCCATTATTTAATTTACCTGTAGGTAACACCAAACAACGCATCGTAAATATGATGGGTAAACAAATGGGAAACCATTTGATTCCGGTTGAGACCGATACCGTGATGGTTAAAATATCGGGTTATGTTGGAAAACCTGAATCGGCAAGAAAAACCATGGGTGATCAGTTCTTCTTTGTGAACAATCGCTATATGAAGCATCCTTATCTGCATCGAGCTCTTATGGATGCATATGACAATATACTTTTACCGGAAACCATTCCTGCTTATTTCATTTTTCTTGAAGTAGATCCTCAAATTGTAGATGTTAATATTCATCCTACAAAAACAGAAATTAAATTCGAGAATGAAAAAGCGATTTGGCAAATACTGAATGCATCGATACGCGAGAGTTTGGGTAAATTTAATATGATGCCTTCTATCGACTTCGATACAACCGATCAGATAGATATACCTGTGCATCAAAAGGATTATGTTCCTGCTGAACCTAACGTTGAGTTTAACCCATTTTATAATCCTTTTGAGCAAGAACAAAACAGTTCTGTCCCATCTTCTGGAGGATCAAATGGAGCTACTTTCCAATCAAAATCAAATACTCAAGGATGGCAAAATCTATACGAAGGATTTCAATCAGATCCTTCTTCCGATTTTGATCCATCAGAAGGAGAAGCCTTTTTTATAGAATCTCATGAAGAGCCACAGCCGGTACAGCAAACGATTTTATCATCAGCAGGCGATGAAAATGTGGTGTCAAACAATCAGTTTTTCCAACTAAAAAACAGATACATTCTTACATCTGTTAAGTCTGGTTTAATGATGATTGATCAGCGAAGAGCTCACGAACGAATTATTTTCGAAGGTTTTATGAGAGCTTTAAGTACTGGTGCTTCTTTATCTCAAAAAATGTTATTTCCCGAAGAGTTACCCTATGGCCCTCATGAAGTAGGAATGATAAATGAGTTAAAGAATGAGTTATTTGCTTTAGGTCTTGAATTGGAGCAAAAAGATGATGAAACATTCTTGGTATTATCAACTCCTGCCGGTTTAGAAAATATATCGGCCGCTCAATTAGTTGACGGTATTTTAACCGATTTTAAAGATGGTGAGGTAGATGTTGACAAGGAAGTGTGCGAACAATTAGCAAGCTCAATGGCCAAACGTGCTGCCATACCTTATAGTAAAAGCTTAAGCCAAATGGAAATGAGCGAATTGTTTGATCAGTTATTCGCTTGTAGCATTCCTAATTTTTCGCCAGCCGGTAAAGCTATTATCTCAATTTTAGATAATGACGAATTAGGTAAACGATTTAGCTAGTGACACATTGACATAGTATTGATTGGTTTTGTATCTAATATTGTCATTTTTTTGTTAAACTAACTATTGAATTCAGGTTTTTATCCGATATTTAAAAAATGGCATTGATGTTGTGTATTAATTGCCTAGAATAAACTTAATTTACGATTATGATGTATCGTCAGTCGCCGTTTGCGGGTTTACCGCCGGTTACAAAGAATTTGATAATAATAAATGCAATATTTCTGTTAGCAACATGGGTGGCTAAAACTACATTTGGAATTAATCTTGAGGCGTATTTAGCTTACCACTTTCCGTTATCGTCAAGTTTTAATCCTGCTCAATTCGGCACTTACATGTTTATGCATGCTAATTTAATGCATTTGTTTTTCAACATGTTTGCCTTATTCATGTTTGGCCGTATTTTGGAAACCTATTGGGGACCCAAAAAGTTCTTTTTGTATTATGTTGTTACAGGAATTGGAGCTGCAATAATTCATACTGGAGCCTTGTATTTTGAATATTCATCCTTATTACCTCAGCTATCAGAACAACAATATCAGATGGTAATAAATCAGGGAGCTGAAGCAATAAATAGTTGGCAAAACTTCCGGGATCCACTAATGGGAAAATTTAATGGAGTTTTAAATGGTTCTACGGTTGGTGCATCTGGCGCTGTATTTGGTATTCTATTGGCATTTGGAATGTTATTCCCTAACACTGAAATATTACTGATTATTCCTCCAATCCCGATAAAAGCTAAATACTTTGTTATAATTTACGGAGTAATAGAACTTGTACAAGGAGTTGCAAATTTCTCATTTGATAGTGTTGCGCATTGGGCACATTTGGGAGGAATGATTTTTGGTTTTATCTTAATAAAATATTGGCAGAAGAAAGGAGTTTAATCCATGAGCATCGTTGACGAAATAAAACAATCGTATAAGCAAGGTGGCGCTTTAACAAAGCTAATTTACATTAACATTGCGGTATTTGTTACTATCAGATTACTGCAAGCCTTTGTAACGCTTTCAACCGGATCGATGGAATATCCATTGCTTCAGTGGGTTTCGGTACCGTCAGATCCTATGGAATTGTTGTGGAAGCCATGGACGATTGTTACCTATATGTTTGTTCACTACGACTTTTTGCATATCCTATTTAATATGCTTTGGCTGTATTGGTTCGGACGCATTTTCCTGGAATTTCTAAATCCTCGTCAACTCTTAGGTGTTTATTTTTTAGGCGGAATAACTGGAGCCATTATATATTTGTTAGCCTATAACTTACTGCCCGGACTTTATGGATATCAACCTAATTCTATTTTATTAGGAGCATCAGCATCGGTAATGGCATTATTGTTTACCATGGCACGCTTGCAAGGCAATCATAAAATTTATCTGTTGTTTTTTGGTCCTGTACCATTAAAATATCTTGCAATCGGATCTTTAGTATTAGATTTAATCAATATATCTGCACTATCAAATACAGGTGGGCACCTGGCTCATATTGGAGGAGCACTATTTGGCTATTTATATGCAGGATGGTTAGACCAAGGCAAGGATGTTACTTTGCATTTCAATCGATTTATGGATAAAGTTGCATCAACTTTTACACGCAAATCACAAATGAAAGTAACGCACCGTCGTCCATTAACCGATATGGAGTATAATAAGAAAAAGGTCCATAATCAACATGAAGTTGATCGTATTCTCGAAAAAATTAAATCAAGTGGATACAACAGTTTAACATCAAATGAGAAGAAAACCTTATTTGACGCCAGTAAAAAGTAATGTTTTTGAGACGATTTTTTAAATCCATAATAACCCTTATTTCTTTTATTGCAGCAACCATTTTGCTGTTGTCAGTTGTTACTGCCTATATAAGTCCTGCACACACCTGGATACTGGCTTTTATGGGATTCGGTTTTCCTGTTTTATGGATTATCAATTTATTACTAGCTGTATTTTGGGTTGTTAAACGCAGATGGCAATTTCTATTCCCAGTAATTGCTTTATTGCTTACACTGAGTCATTGGAATAATACCTTTCAATGGAAGGGTAAAAACATAGAACAAGGACAAACAGTGGATAGCCCACTTACTGTAATGAGCTTTAATGTTCGCTTATTTGATTTGTATAATTGGAGTCGAGAAAAAGATGTACAAGAAAAAATTTTTGATTTAATCCGTAAAGAAAATCCAGATGTATTGTGCTTACAGGAATTTTATAGCACAACAAAAAAAGGGACCTTCAACGAAAACTATATTCTATCTCGTCTTAACCAATACAAATACAAACATATTGAATACCACTCCGGAAAAAGAGGAAAACGTAATTTCGGGTTGGTAACCTTCAGCCGCTATCCTATTGTTGATAAAGGCACATTAAAATTTGAACACACCAGTAATTTTAGTATTCATACCGATATTGAAGCTCATGGCCAACGAGTTCGAATATTTAATAATCACCTGGAGTCAATACGCTTTTCGTATAAGCATTTAAACTTTCTGGATAGCCTTAATTACAAAAGCGATAAGGAACGCGTTGAAGGTATGAAGGAGATAAGCGGTAAGTTAAGATTAGCTTTTAAACATCGTGCAGAGCAAGCCGAAACCATTGGTAAGCACATCAGCAATTCACCTTTTCCGGCAATTGTTTGTGGCGATTTTAACGATACTCCGGTATCATATGTATATCGTCAAATGAGAGGCGATTTAAAAGACGCTTTTGTAGAATCAGGTAAAGGTTTTGGTGGAACATATAATGGTAATTTACCTTCTTTCCGCATTGACTTTATATTTCATGATGAACGATTTGATTCTTATGAATTTAAGAAGTTCAACGTTAATTACTCTGATCATTACCCAATAATGACAACGATAAACCTTAATAACAAAGGTGTAGATCAGCTCTGATTCATACCATTTATCAACTAACTCTTAATAATGTCGTCTTGACTTTCGATTCAATCCACTATAAGTTTGTAATACAAACTAAATATTCAGATTATGAAAAAAGAAGACGAACACAGTAATGAATTAAATGAGGAACAATCTTTACAAGTTATCAGAGAAATGATACAAATTTCGCAGCAGAAACTTAAACAAGATGGAATTCTATTTATCGTTTGGGGTTGGATTGCTGTTATCAACTACTTCTTCTTAAACTATCTAGTTGATATTTACACACCCGGTTACCAACTAATGAAGGTGGTACGCGCCTTACGTCTATTACTACCACTTGGTGGCATTGGCTTCACATTATATTACATGTATCAATCGCGTAAAAAAGTAACCACATTTATTAGTATTTCTCTTCGTTACATATGGATAGGTTTATTAGCTTGTATGGTTCTAATCAACCTAATACAATTTAATGTATTACATCAAATTCATTTTGAATTACAACATCCAATCTTCATGGTGTTAATTGCATTTTCGATTGTTATAACGGGAGGAATATTACGATATAACGCAATTATTTATGGAGGATTATTTTTTGGACTACTTGCTTATGTAGCTTCACTTTATCCAATAGACAAACAATTAATGATTGAAGCAGTTGGCTGGTTAATAGCATTTGTTATCCCTGGGCATATTATGTACTCGCAACGTAATAAATAAAATGTTTAAAGATCTTGATCCAATATTACATTCGCAAGTTAGATTGGCAATTATGTCAGTGTTGATTAGTGTTGATTCTGCTGAATTCTCCTTTCTTTTAGAAAGTATAAAAGCCACTAAAGGCAATTTAAGTTTCCAGCTAACTAAACTAAAAAATGCAGGATATGTTGAAATAACAAAGACCAACAAAGGGAATTACCCACTAACTACCTGCAAAATTACTCAAACAGGAATTGATGCATATTCAAAGTATATTGATACCATTGAAGACTACTTTAAAGTATTTAGACAGCAATAAAAAAAAGACTATTTTTGGCCTAAAATTTCTTATAATGAAGCAATATTTGGATTTACTGCAACGGGTACAGGATGAAGGAACTACCAAAGGAGATCGAACTGGAACAGGAACAATAAGCGTTTTTGGACACCAAATGAGATTTGATCTTAGCGAAGGTTTTCCATTATTAACCACAAAAAAGCTGCACCTTAAATCCATCATACATGAACTACTTTGGTTTTTAAAAGGAAGTACTAATGTAAAATATCTTCAGGATAACGGAGTGAGAATTTGGAATGAATGGGCCAAAGAAGATGGCGAACTGGGACCTATTTATGGATATCAATGGAGATCGTGGCCCGATTATAACGGAGGAAATATCGATCAGATTAAACAAGTAATTGATAGTATAAAAATCAATCCGGATTCGCGTCGTCATATTGTAAGTGCATGGAATGTGGGAGCTATCGATGATATGCAATTACCTCCCTGTCATATATTATTTCAGTTTTATGTAGCCGATGGAAAATTAAGCTGTCAGTTGTATCAACGAAGTGCTGATATCTTTTTAGGAGTACCGTTTAATATTGCTTCGTATGCTATTTTAACAATGATGGTTGCTCAGGTTTGCGGATTAAAGCCTGGCACATTTGTGCATACTTTGGGCGATGCTCACATCTACTTAAACCATGTTGAACAAGTAAAATTGCAACTAACACGCGAGCCTAAATCGTTACCTCAATTATTGATTAATCCAGATCGTAAGGATATTGATGATTTTGTATACGAAGATTTTGAGTTGGTTAACTACGAAGCACATCCACACATTAAAGGAGCCATTTCAGTATGATTTTAGCAATGATAGTAGCCATTGACGAAAACAATGGCATTGGAAAAAAGGGTGATCAGCTGGCTTATATATCGGCTGATCTCAAACGTTTTAAAGAACTTACTACCGGACATACCATTCTGATGGGACGTAAAACCTTTGAAGCTCTTCCTAAAGGTGCCCTTCCTAAACGAAGAAATATTGTAATAACCCGACAAGCGGGCTACGAAGCTCCAGGAGCCGAGGTAGTAAAATCGATTGGTGAAGCAATAGCTATCTGCAGCGATGATCATAAAGTTTTTGTGATAGGCGGTGGCGAAGTATATAAGGCCTTTTTACCTGAAGCTGATGAATTATACATAACAGAAATTCATTATGCTTTTGAGGGAGTGGATGTATTTTTCCCTGATTACAAAAGCCTGGGTTGGAAGGAAACATATCGCGAAGATAATATACACGACGAGAAAACAGATTTATCTTACTCGTATGTTAACCTGAAGAGTTTTGGCCGATTTGATTGTGTTTAAGAGCTCTTCTACTCTCAACAATAAATGATAAAATGGAGATTGGGCTATCTCAATCCATCTTAAAAAACATAAAAAAGCGCCAATGGAATTAACAACCCCATTGGCGCTTTACACATCTTCAACAAATTAATCCATATCAATCACGAATTCAT includes:
- a CDS encoding transcriptional regulator, which translates into the protein MFKDLDPILHSQVRLAIMSVLISVDSAEFSFLLESIKATKGNLSFQLTKLKNAGYVEITKTNKGNYPLTTCKITQTGIDAYSKYIDTIEDYFKVFRQQ
- a CDS encoding thymidylate synthase, which codes for MKQYLDLLQRVQDEGTTKGDRTGTGTISVFGHQMRFDLSEGFPLLTTKKLHLKSIIHELLWFLKGSTNVKYLQDNGVRIWNEWAKEDGELGPIYGYQWRSWPDYNGGNIDQIKQVIDSIKINPDSRRHIVSAWNVGAIDDMQLPPCHILFQFYVADGKLSCQLYQRSADIFLGVPFNIASYAILTMMVAQVCGLKPGTFVHTLGDAHIYLNHVEQVKLQLTREPKSLPQLLINPDRKDIDDFVYEDFELVNYEAHPHIKGAISV
- a CDS encoding dihydrofolate reductase, whose amino-acid sequence is MILAMIVAIDENNGIGKKGDQLAYISADLKRFKELTTGHTILMGRKTFEALPKGALPKRRNIVITRQAGYEAPGAEVVKSIGEAIAICSDDHKVFVIGGGEVYKAFLPEADELYITEIHYAFEGVDVFFPDYKSLGWKETYREDNIHDEKTDLSYSYVNLKSFGRFDCV